The stretch of DNA GCAGCAGTGATCTGCCCACTTTGGGCTTGGGTTTCGCCGATCGCTTCAGCAGCCGTCCTATTTGCAGTTTCGCGAACAGGCCCCCTGTCTCCACGACGGCGGAGATTCGCTTCATCTTTGTTCCGACTGTAGCTTGTGTAGGCTGAGCGCTCGCTGCTCCAGCCGTGGCTCCGCTTGGCGACGCGGTTCAGTTCCTCCGCGGGGTCGACTGTCAACGGCAGGTGCATTGCCCAAGCAATCTCGCTGCGTGTGAGACCGATATCTTTAAGCAGCCAGTCCTCCGCCGACATGAGCTCCTTCAAGCTTCGCCGTGCGCGCCAGTTTGCGACACGGGTGCTCAAACCGGACCAGTAGCTTCCTGCTTTGACGATGGTCCCTGCATCTCGCGCTTTCATTGTTAGCTCCTTCTCACTCTGGCGACAGCCCTCCCTTGAATGCGCTGGAGCCTATGCAGCGACTGCGGCCGCATCTTTTCCGCATCATGACTTGATGGTGGCCTGTTCTTGGATTTTCTTCGCAAGCATCAGCTTCACAGCGATATTGATTTGTGACCCTGTAGTCATCCCACATACAGTTTATGTGATGGCTATGGTGGCATGGAGTACTTCTCCGAGTTTTCGCCGGATTACCTCACCCTTCTCTTGCTCACTCCGCTCAAAGCCTGCACAGGATCTTCTCCGACCGGCAGGTTTGACGCCCAAATGACATCGCCGCGCGTCAACCCGATATCCCGTAAGGTTGTATCCTCGAGCTCCATGAGAGCCCTGAGCTTGCGACGGGCGACCCAGTTGTGGAGCCACTGATTGAGGCTCGTGAACAGCACGCTCGACAGTGCCGGATGCCGCGGGGTCTCGGTTTCGATCCTGCTCTGTGACATGGCAATACTCCGTCGTTGCGGCACGTGATCGGTGCCGCCGTTCCCGCCGAAAGCGGCGGATCAGCAGATTGTTTTCATAAGCTTAGAATGATGAATTGGGATTGATACATCAAACGAATTAATCTAATGTCTCTCATCAAGGGCTTTGAAGTGAGGTGCGCCATGGAAGCGACCTTGGACATGGATCTGCTGAAGACCTTCGTTGCCATTGTGGAGACCGGCTCCTTTTCGGGTGCAGCCGAGGAGGTGGGGCGCACGCAGTCGGCCGTCAGCATGCAGATGAAGCGGCTGGAGGACCTGGTCGGCCGGCCTCTTTTCGTCCGCGACGGCCGCAAGAACATGGTCACCCGCGATGGCGAGCAGCTGCTTGATTATGCCCGTCGGATCATTCGTCTTTCAGCCGAGGCCTTGAGCGCCATAGGTCAGCCCGAGCTGCAGGGCATCGTGCGCCTTGGCACCCCGGATGATTATGCGGATTGCTTGCTTCCGGAAATTCTTGCGCGATTTTCGCGGACCCATCCTCTGGTGCAGGTCGAGGTCGAGTGCCAGCCCAGCACCATGCTTTTGCAGAATACCATGAGCGGCCGGCTGGACATGTCGATCATCAGTTGCCAGCCCAATGTCATGGCCGGCGAGGTCCTGCGCAGCGAGCCGCTCGTTTGGGCAACCTCAGCGCGCCATGACGTGCACCATCAGAAGGTGGTGCCGCTTGCCGTGTCGACCCCGAACTGCGCCTGGCGCGCCATGGCGACCGATGCCCTGTCCAACTGGCATCGCCCCTATCGTATCGCCTATGCAAGCTCGAACAGCGTCGCCATTGCTGCCGCCGTGATCTCAGGTCTTGCCGTTGCGGCGATCCCAGAATTTCTGGTGCGCCCCGGCATGCGGGTTCTCTGTGAGGCTGACGGGTTCCCGCGCCTTGGTGAGTTTCAGATTGCGCTGCTGTGTGCCCCCGGCATGCAGGGTGGTCCGCACCATGCTCTAGCCGAGCATGTGACGGAAAGCCTGGCACGCACCCGCGCGGCCCCGGCTCTTATCGCAGCCGAGTAGCCTTTCCCGTGACATCCCTGCAGCCAGAAGATCTGCGCCGGCTCCCGCGGCTCTATGTCGGCGCATCGCTCCACCCCGGCGCATCTATCGAGCCCTCGCCTGATCAGGTGCACTATCTGGCCTCGGTCATGCGGCTTGCGGTTGGCGATGGTGTCCGCCTGTTCAATGGCCGCGACGGTGAATGGCGCGCCGCCATCATCGAGATCGGCCGCAAGCGCGCGCGCCTTGAGACCCGCGATCAGCTGCGTGCCCAGACAGATCTGCCGAATATTCACTATCTCTTCGCACCGCTCAAGCACGCCCGCATCGACTATGTCGCGCAAAAGGCAACCGAGCTCGGTGCCGCACGGCTCGTCCCGGTGCTGACCGCCCACACCATTGCGCGCCGAGTGAATCTGGAGCGGCTGCGCGCCAATGCCATCGAGGCGGCGGAGCAGTGTAACCTTCTTTCGGTGCCCGAGATCGACGCGCCAGTGGAGTTGGACAGTCTGCTCGATCACTGGGAGGGATCCCGGCGTCTCATCTATTGTGATGAATCAGCGCCATCAGCCAATCCTCTGCCGCAGCTACGCGATCTTGCCGAGAAAAACCGCGATACGCCTTTGGCTGTCCTGGTCGGCCCGGAGGGCGGCTTCTCCCCGGCAGAACAGCAGCGCCTGCGCGCCCTTCCAGGCGTGATCCCGATTTCCCTTGGTCCCCGCGTCATGCGGGCCGATACCGCGGCCATCGCCGCCCTCACTCTGGTGCAGGCGACCTGCGGGGACTGGCAATGATGCCCCCGCCCCGTAGCCGCATGCATCTTTCTTGCTGTTCGAGTCATCCAACTTCGGCGTAAGCCCCATATTATGATTTCAATCCCCTTTCGGAGCCCGTACCGCCCGTGAGTTCGCAAGTCATAGACAGCCCCGATACCCGGGTGCCGGTAGAAAGCAAGGATCAGCTGGTTGCCTGGTTCGAGGCCGGCTGCAAACCGAAGGACTCCTGGCGCATCGGCACTGAGCACGAAAAATTCGGCTTCCACCCCGATGGCCTGCGGCCGGTTCCCTACGAGGGCTCTCGCGGCATCCGCGCCCTGCTTGAGGGCCTGCAGGACCGGTTCCACTGGCAGCCGGTCATGGAACGCGACACCATCATCGGTCTGAAGGAGCCCGAAACCGGCGCTAGCATTTCCCTGGAGCCCGGCGGACAGTTCGAACTGTCCGGCGCAGCCGTCGCCCATCTTCATCAGACCTGCGAGGAGGTTGGCACCCATCTCAATCAGGTCCGCGAGGTCGGCGATGATCTGGGCATCAATTTTCTCGGTCTTGGCTTCTCGCCGAGATGGACCCTTGCCGAGACGCCGATGATGCCCAAGGGCCGCTACAGGATCATGCGCGCCTATATGCCAAAAGTGGGTGGCCACGGCCTCGACATGATGTTTCGCTCCTGCACGGTTCAGGTCAATCTCGACTTCTCGACCGAAGCAGACATGCGCCAGAAGCTGCGCACAAGCCTCGCCCTTCAGCCCATCGCCACCGCGATCTTCGCCAATTCCCCCTTTACCGAGGGCAGGCCCAACGGTTTTCTGAGCTTCCGCTCCGAGATTTGGCGCGACACCGATTCCGATCGCACCGGCATGCTCCCCTTCGTCTTCGAGAGCGGCTTCGATTTCGAGCGCTATGTGAACTACGCCCTCGATGTGCCCATGTACTTCGTCTATCGCGACGGCGCCTATATCGATGTCAGCGGCAAGTCCTTCCGCGATTTCATGGCGGGTAAGCTCCCGCAGCTTCCGGGCGAGCGCCCCACCATGCAGGACTGGTCCGACCACGTCACCACGATCTTCCCCGAAGTCAGGCTGAAGCGCTATCTCGAGATGCGCGGCGCCGACAGCGGCCCCTGGTCGAGGCTCTGTGCCCTCCCCGCGCTCTGGGTCGGTCTGCTCTATGACCAGACGGCATTGGACGCGGCCTGGGATGTGGTCAAGGGCTGGACGGCCAACGAGCGCCAGGCACTGCGCGATGATGTGCCCAAGACAGCGCTTCAAACCCGCTTCCGGCGCTACAAGGTCCAGGATATCGCCCGTGAGATCATGGCGATCGCGCGCGAAGGTTTGCGCAACCGCGACCGTCAGGATGGCTTCGGCAATAGTGAAGCGGTCTATCTCAATGCCATTGACGATGTGGTGGAAAGTGGCCGCACCGCCGCCGAGGACTTGCTAGAGCTCTATTACGGCGCGTGGAACGAAAGCGTCGATCCGGTATTCAAGACCAACGCGTACTGAGCGGCTTCCGGAGCCTTTATCCGGCCGATCATTGGGGGGATCAGACCATGCGTGCGCTGATGCTGACGGCGGCGCCTCTTTATGCGGCGTTGCTGGGGCTGTTGTTCCTGGTGCTCACGGCCCGCGTCCTGCAGATGCGGCGGGCACGCGGCATCCTGTTTGGCTCAGGCGGCGATTCAGATTTCGAGCGCATCATCCGGGCCCACGCCAATTTCGTAGAATATGCACCGCTCGGCATCATCCTCCTGCTGATTGCCGAGCTGATCGGCGCGCCGCATCTCCTGCTGCACCTGCTTGGAATAGCACTGGTCCTCGGGCGGGTGCTTCATGCCTTGGGTCTTGCCGGCCCCAGCCATGTCGTCTGGCTCAGATCCTCAGGGCTTGTGCTTACACTTTTGAGCCTTGTCGGCCTCGTGATCACCGTTCTGCTCTACTGGCTCCATCTGGTCACGATCGCGGCCTGAATTCGGCCAGAACGACTGTCACCCCTGGCCTTCAACGCCGCGGCAGGCTAAATCCCAACCATGAGCATTGACCACTCATCAACCGGAACCGTTGCGGATGCTGTCCAGCGCAACTGGGTGGATCGCTACGCGCCCCGCTGGATGCGTCCCTATTGCCGCCTTGCGCGATTTGACCGCCCGATCGGGACCTGGCTTTTGCTGCTGCCCTGCTGGTGGTCGATCGCTCTTGCGCAGATCGCAGCCGGTGGTGGTCTGCCGAGCCTGTGGCTGCTCTTCCTGTTCGCGGTCGGGGCCATCGTTATGCGCGGGGCCGGCTGCACCTATAACGATATCGTCGACCGCGATATCGACGATAAGGTCGCACGCACCCGCTCCCGCCCTATCCCAAGTGGCCAGGTCACGGCGCGGCAGGCAGCGGCCTTCATGGTGCTGCTGTCGCTTGTTGGCCTTGCGGTTCTCTTGCAACTCAACCGCTTTGCCATCCTGCTCGGCTGCTCGTCATTGCTGCTGGTGGCCGCCTATCCCTTCATGAAGCGGATCACCTATTGGCCGCAAATGGTTCTGGGTCTTGCCTTTAATTGGGGTGCGCTGCTCGGCTGGGCAGCAGTGCATGGCAGCCTCTCCTGGCCACCTCTGGTGCTCTATATCGCCGGCATTGCCTGGACGCTCGGCTATGACACCATCTATGCACACCAGGATAAGGACGACGACGCGCTGATCGGCGTGAAATCGACCGCCCTCAAATTTGGCAGCGCGACCAGGGCCTGGCTCATTCTGTTCTATGCCATCGCCCTGATAGGCATCGCCCTCGCCGGTTTCGGCGCGGGTGCGGGCCTCGTCTTCCTCACGGCGTGGCTCATCGCTTGCGCCCATGCGGCCTGGCAGATCAGAACCCTCGATATCGATGATCCCGCGCGCTGCCTGATATTGTTCCGTTCCAATCGTGATTTCGGCATCATTGTGTTTCTAGGCCTGCTGGCGGACAGTCTTCTCGCCCCCATATGAGGATCCATGCAAGCAACGGACACCAACCGCCTTCTCGACATTGCTGCCCGCACCATAGAGCACGCAAAACGCCTTGGGGCCGACGCTGCGGACGCGGTGATCGTGGAAGCGCTCTCTCATTCTGTCGACGTGCGCCTGGGTAAGCTCGAAGATCTGGAGCGGTCCGAAGGTCAGGACCTCGGGCTCAGGGTCTTTATCGGAGATGCGCAGGCCATCGTCTCCACCAATGATTTCACCGACGACAACCTCAAGACGCTGGCCGAGCGTGCGGTCGCCATGGCGAAGGTGAGCCCTCCCGATCCCTTCAGCGGTCTTGCGGCCACCGATGAGCTCGCTAAATCGATAGCCGATCTCGATCTCTTCGATGAGAAAACCCTCTCTGCAGCAGAGCTTCAGGATTTGGCCAAGGCCACTGAAGATGCAGCCCTTGCCGTGAAAGGCATCACCAATTCCGAAGGCGCCGGCGCCGGCTATACCGTAGCGGGGCTGGCTCTCGTCACCTCGACCGGCTTTGCCGGAAGCTACCGGCGCTCGGGCTTTGGTCTGTCCTGCTCGGTGGTTGCAGGCCAAGGCACCGGCATGGAACGGGACTATGAAAGCTCGAGCACAGTCCATTTTGCCGATCTGCGCAAACCTGAGGAGATTGGCCGCATCGCCGCTGAGCGGGCGGTCCGGCGGCTCAATCCGCGCAAGATCGGCTCGCGAAAGGGCACCGTTGTCTATGAGCCGCGCTTATCGCGCAGCCTTGTCGGCCATCTCCTGGGCGCCATAAATGGCGGAGCCATTGCCCGCGGCACGAGCTTCCTCAAACACGCGATGGGCACCGCCATCTTGCCGGCCGACATCACCATCACCGATAACCCGATGAAGCCGCGTGGGGTACGTTCCCGCCCCTTCGACGGTGAGGGCTTGAGTGGCAAGCCCCTCGAACTGGTCTCCGGCGGTGTGCTCAACACGTGGATCCTCGATACCCGCTCGGCCCGCAAGCTGGGCCTTGCCTCGACCGGCCATGCCAGCCGCTCCGCCGGATCACCGCCCTCGCCGGCCGCCACCAATGTAACCCTCCTCCCGGGAAAGCGCTCGCGGACCGAGCTGCTGGCCGATATCGATGAGGGTCTTTGGGTGACCGACCTGTTGGGCCATGGCGCCAACCTGATCACCGGCGATTATAGCCGGGGTGCTGCCGGCTTCTGGATCGAGAAGGGCGAGATCGCCTATCCCGTGGCCGAGATCACCATTGCCGGCAATCTCAAGGATATGTTTCGCAAGATGTCCGTGGCCGACGACATTGAATATCGCGGCGGTGTCGATACGCCGTCCATTCGCATTGAGGGCATGACGATTGCCGGCCGATGATCTCGACCAGCTGACAGAGGCGGTGCGTGAAGCCGGCGCTCTGGCCATGAGCCTGCGCGCCAAGGGTGTCGATAGCTGGCACAAGGGCGACGGCACCCCCGTCACGGAAGCGGATATGGCGGTCGACCGGCTGCTCAAGGAGCGGCTGCTCGGCGCCCGTCCTGATTATGGTTGGCTGTCGGAGGAGACAGCCGACGACAAGCACCGTCTGCAGCATGAACGGGTGTGGATCGTTGATCCGATCGACGGGACCCGCTCCTTCATGTCGGGCGAGGACGACTGGTGCGTCGCCGCCGCCCTGGTGGAGGATGGCGACCCCATCGCCGCGGCAATCTTCAGCCCGCCCGCCGATCACATGTACAGGGCATCCCGCGGGCAAGGCGCGACGCTCAACGGCGAGCGGATCTCCGTCTCCACATGCAGCGATGTGACCAGCGCGCGCATTCTCGCGCGGGAAAATGCCTTCGCAGCCCGGCGCTGGCCCGGCAGACCCTGGCCGCATCTGACACTCGATATGCGCAAATCGATTGCTCTGCGCCTGTGCCTCGTTGCCTCAGCCGAGTTCGACGCAAGCTTCGCCCTGGGCGAGACCTCCGATTGGGATATCGCCGGCGCCCATCTCGTTGTGACCGAGGCGGGCGGCATTGTGACGACTTTGTCAGGCGAAATCCCCAGATATAACCAGATCCGGACCCGTCATGCGGGCGTGGTGGCCTCGGGTCCTGCCCTGCACCGGGAATTCATGGATCGGCTGCCATATTTTTCCGGCTGACGGCAGCGCCGCGCTGCGACCACCGGATACCTTTTGAGGAGAAACCGATGACCGCATCTTCCCCTGCGCAGGAGAAGCAGCTTCTGCATTTGGTTTTTGGGGGCGAGTTGGAGAGCCTGGACAGCACGCGCTTCAAGAACCTGAAGGAGCTCGATATCGTCGGCATCTACCCCAACTTCGCCGAAGCGAAGAAGGCCTGGGCCGGCAAGGCACAGGCGACGGTGGACAATGCACAGATGCGCTACTTCATCGTGCATCTGCATCGCCTGCTCGATCCGGAAAACGACGGGCTCTGAACCCCTTGGGGCGGCATCTTCGCCTAGTCTAGAGCCGCCCTTCTACTTGCAGCTTACCCAGGGGAAACCGCGCGATGGGATCGTCCGCATCGACCCGCGCGAGCACCCGATCGATCTCCGCCACATCCTTTTCCATCTGCGCCGTCAGGGCCTCGACATCCGCAAACGCTTTATCCCCGCGGATATAGGCGATGAACTCTATCGCAAGCTGCTCGCCATAGAGATCTCCGGAGAAATTGAGCAGGAAGACCTCGAGCACCACATCCGTCTTGCCGAATGTGGGGCGCTTTCCGATATAGCCGGCACCGCGCCAGACGGTCTCGCCGCGGCGCACCCGCACCGCATAGATGCCCTCGCCCGGCTCACAGCCATCATCGAGCTTCACATTGATCGTGGGAAAGCCGAGCGTGCGCCCGCGCTGGTCCCCGGGCACCACGGTTGCAAGGATCGTCCAGCGGTAACCGAGCTGTTCGGCTGCGATCTCAACCGCTCCATGGCGCAATTCCTGGCGAATGGCGCTGGAGGCAAAGGGCGCCACCCCGCTATCGTCGGTCACCTGATCAACCACGGTGACGCTGAAGCCAAGATCACGCCCGAGCCTCATCATCAGATCCGGCGAGCCCTTGCGCCCCTTGCCGAAATGGAAATCATAACCGGTGATCACATGGCTGACGGCGAGACGTCCAACCAGTTCCTCGCGCACGAAGGTCTCGGCCTCTTTCGAGGCAAGCGTCCGATCGAAGGTGAGGATCGATACGAAATCAGCACCGCACCCGCGCAGCAGCCTGACCTTCATTTCCGCCGGCGTGATGCGAAACACGGGCTGGTCCGGGCGAAAGAAAGTGCGGGGGTGGGGCTCGAAGGTCACGACGCCAAAGGGCACGCCGCGTCGCGCCGCCTCTTCCCGTGCATCCGCCAGCAGCCTCTGATGCCCCCGATGCACCCCGTCATAATTGCCGATCGCAACGACGGCGCCCCGGCATTCCGCCGGCACCGGTCTATTATCGAAAATCGTATGCATACTGTCTCGTTCAGCCTTGCGCCTTGGCCGCGGGCGCCAGCACCTTGGCCTCTCCATCGACCACGATCACATCGCCGACCTTCACCTCGCAGGCCAGCGTCACCCGCCGCCGCCGTTGATCGATCTCGGTGATCTCGACACTCGCGGTCACCTCGTCGCCGCAATGCACCGGCGCACGGAAATTGAGAGATTGCGAAAGATAGATCGTGCCCTGCCCCGGCAGCTGCATGCCGATGACGGTTGAGATGAGGCTTGCCGAAAGCATGCCATGCGCGATCCGGGTTTTGAAGCGCGTGCTGGCCGCGAACGCATCGTCCAGATGGACCGGATTGTGGTCACCGGAGACATCGGCGAACGCCCTGATCGCCTCATCGTCAATGACTTTGCTGAGGCTCGCCCGCATGCCAACCGTCAGGTCATCGATAGTATAGGAACTGAGGACTGTCATGATCTCCGACCCGTGGCCACGCTAACTCCTGCCATCTGTGGCCATGCCACCCTGACCCTGCCATGCGAGGTCGCATCGGCCCGCGCGCTCGCAAACGCTGCGGACTTTATAGGCAGGCCCTTCTTGCTGCAATGCGCAATGGTCACCACCGAAGGTCCGGCAGGACCCCCTTAAGACGCAGGCCTGGCGCGACCTCTTCAAGCCGCGCAAGCAGCGGGTCGAGCGCATCTGCCTTGCCCTGATGCAGCTCCTCGAGCTCATGCGCATGGATGCCGCCAGCGATGAACACCGCGTCAATGCCATTGAGCGCAGCCCCGCGCATATCCGTTTCCATGCCATCGCCGATGGCCAGAGCTTCATCCTTGCTGATCGGCTCGCCCGCGATGTCCCGGGCAAGAGCGAGCGCATCCTCATAGATCAGCGGGTCCGGCTTGCCGGTGAACACGACCTCCCCACCGAGCTGTTCATAGAGCTCCGCGAGCGCGCCCGCGCAATAGAGCAGCCGGTCTCCCTTTTGCACCACCTTGTCCGGATTGGCGCAATAGAGGATCTGCCCCTTGTCCATCATGCGCCGCAGCATCGGCTGGTAATCGTCAGGCGTTTCGGTCAGATCATCCATCAGACCGGTGCAGAGAACAATTTCCGCTTCGCCGATGCCGACCTCCGCGATATCCAGCCCTTCGATGAGCCCGCGATCGCGGGCTGGCCCGAGGAAATGCACGGCCGGATGTCCATGCTCGACGACAAGCCGGCGCATCACATCCCCGGATGCCAGCACCCTGTCATAGGCATCGCGCGGCACCCCCATACGGTCGAGCTGCGCAACCACCGGTTCAAATGGCCGCGGTGCATTGGTGATCAGCACAACGATCCCGCCTTCGCGGCGAAAGCGTTGCAGAGCCTCCACCGCAGGCGCGTAAGCCGCAATGCCGTTATGCACAACACCCCAGACATCGCAAAGCCAGAGCCGGTGCCGTCCCGCGATCTGCGAGATGCCGTCGAGAAGAACCGTCATTGAATTCCCGGGTAGATGGTAAGGCCCTCCCGCTTCGAACGGGAGGGCCAATAAACGTCAGTCCAAAGACTTGAGCAGCTTCGCCATCTTGTCGAAGATCTCGCCGATCTGGGCTTCGGTGATGATCAGCGGCGGCGAGAGCGCGATCGTGTCGCCGGTGATGCGGATCATCAGGTCAAAGTCATGGAACGCCTTGTTCATGGCCTGATAGCCGCGCTTGCCAACCCCATCCTTATGCGGATCGAGATCGATGCCCGCCACGAGGCCAATGGTGCGGATATCCGCCACATGGGGCAGCCCTTTGAGGGCGTGCGCCGCATCCGCCCAGACACCCTCGAGTTCGCGCGCCCGCTCGAACAGGCCCTCGTCCCGATAGACATCGAGGCTCGCAAGCGCTGCAGCGGCAGCCACCGGATGGCCCGTATAGGTATAACCATGGAACAGCTCGATCGCGTTCTCAGGCCCGGTCATGAAGGCCTCATACACGTGATCGCGCACGATGGCGCCACCCATGGGCACCGCACCCGAGGTTACACCCTTCGCGAAGGTGATGATATCCGGCGTAACCCCATAGCGCTCGGCGGCAAATGCATAGCCCAAACGGCCGAAGCCCGTGATCACCTCATCGAAGATCAGGAGGATGCCGTGTTTATCGCAGATCTCGCGCAACCGCTGCAGATAGCCCTGCGGAGGCGGCAGAACACCGGTAGAACCCGCCATCGGCTCGACGATGACTGCGGCAACCGTCGAGGCATCATGCAGGGTGACGATGCGCTCGAGATCATCGGCGAGATGCGCGCCCCATGCAGGCTCGCCACGCGAATAGGCCTGCTCGGCGCGGTTATATGTATGCGGCAGATGATCAACGCCGGTCAGCAGCGAGCCGAAGAACTTGCGATTGTTCACAATGCCGCCGACGCTGATGCCGCCGAAGCCCACGCCGTGATATCCACGCTCGCGGCCGATGAGCCGCGTCCGCTGCCCCTGCCCTCTCACATTGTGATAGGCGAGCGCGATCTTGAGCGCAGTGTCCGCAGCCTCCGAGCCTGAATTGCAGAAGAACACATAATTGAGGTCAGCCGGGGCGAGTGTGGCGATCCGCGACGCCGCCTCGAATGCCTTGGGATGGCCGAACTGGAAGTTCGGAGCATAGTCGAGCTCCGCCGCCTGGCGCTGGATCGCCTCCACGATCGGTGTGCGGCAATGCCCAGCATTCGAGCACCACAGGCCCGCCGTGCCATCCATCACCGCGCGGCCATCGGTGGAGTAATAGAACATGTCCTTGGCGCGCGAGATCATCCGTGGGCTTTGCTTGAAGGCCCGGTTGCTCGTGAAGGGCATCCAATAGGATTGCAGGTTGTTCGGCGTGGGCTCCCAGCGCGCCGCATGGGCTTCGGACATGATGCTTGTTCTCCAGATCGGACATGGCGCTGCCGCATAGGCAACGCCGAACCTCAATTATCCTATCAGAGGGCTGCTCGACAGCGCAAATCGCAACCAATGATGCGACGGATTTGCCCTGAAGCCCCGCCATACGGCAAGGCGCAAATTCCGTCATGATGGCTCCTTCCCACCGCCCCCCTGCCGTCGCAGTTTCCAGGCAACTCAAGAGCGTGACCAACGCCATCAATGGAGTTGCCCAATGGCATCTATCACATTCGAGCAGATGAAGACGATCGCGCCCCGTGGCAAGGAGGACGCGCTCAATGCCGTGGTGAAGTTCCTCGATCAGCATGGCGAAGAATACGGTCTCACCACTCCGGTCAGAACCGCGCATTTCATTGCCCAATTGGCCCATGAATCAGACGGGTTTCGCGCCACGGAAGAATATGCATCAGGCGCGGCTTATGAGGGTCGGATGTCCCTTGGCAATACCGAAGAGGGTGATGGCATGAGATTCAAGGGCCGCGGCTTCATCATGCTGACCGGCCGAAAGAACTATACCGAATATGGCGAAAAACTTGGCGTCGACCTGGTGAACCACCCGGAAAAGGCTGAAGAACCTGAGATCGCCATGAAGATCGCCGCCCAATACTGGAAGGATAATAACCTTAATGAGCTTGCCGATAAGAACGCGATCGTCGGAATTACTCAGAAAATCAATGGTGGCGTGAACGGCTTCGATAACCGCAAGGCGTATTTCATCAAGGCAGCCGAGCAACTGGGTGACTTGGACCGTCAGACTGCAGAGGTCCAGGAAATCTCCGGCAAGGACCTCTGGGGTCCCGGACAGAAGGGTCCCCATATCTCAGCTTTGCAGACCGAGCTCAATGAGAAGATGGGCTCCTATATGGATAAGACCCTCGATGTGGATGGGAAATACGGCCCAGCAATGGT from Rhodoligotrophos sp. CJ14 encodes:
- a CDS encoding DUF1127 domain-containing protein → MKARDAGTIVKAGSYWSGLSTRVANWRARRSLKELMSAEDWLLKDIGLTRSEIAWAMHLPLTVDPAEELNRVAKRSHGWSSERSAYTSYSRNKDEANLRRRGDRGPVRETANRTAAEAIGETQAQSGQITAARYPRKSSVS
- a CDS encoding DUF1127 domain-containing protein, whose translation is MSQSRIETETPRHPALSSVLFTSLNQWLHNWVARRKLRALMELEDTTLRDIGLTRGDVIWASNLPVGEDPVQALSGVSKRRVR
- a CDS encoding LysR substrate-binding domain-containing protein; translated protein: MEATLDMDLLKTFVAIVETGSFSGAAEEVGRTQSAVSMQMKRLEDLVGRPLFVRDGRKNMVTRDGEQLLDYARRIIRLSAEALSAIGQPELQGIVRLGTPDDYADCLLPEILARFSRTHPLVQVEVECQPSTMLLQNTMSGRLDMSIISCQPNVMAGEVLRSEPLVWATSARHDVHHQKVVPLAVSTPNCAWRAMATDALSNWHRPYRIAYASSNSVAIAAAVISGLAVAAIPEFLVRPGMRVLCEADGFPRLGEFQIALLCAPGMQGGPHHALAEHVTESLARTRAAPALIAAE
- a CDS encoding 16S rRNA (uracil(1498)-N(3))-methyltransferase — encoded protein: MTSLQPEDLRRLPRLYVGASLHPGASIEPSPDQVHYLASVMRLAVGDGVRLFNGRDGEWRAAIIEIGRKRARLETRDQLRAQTDLPNIHYLFAPLKHARIDYVAQKATELGAARLVPVLTAHTIARRVNLERLRANAIEAAEQCNLLSVPEIDAPVELDSLLDHWEGSRRLIYCDESAPSANPLPQLRDLAEKNRDTPLAVLVGPEGGFSPAEQQRLRALPGVIPISLGPRVMRADTAAIAALTLVQATCGDWQ
- a CDS encoding glutamate--cysteine ligase; translation: MSSQVIDSPDTRVPVESKDQLVAWFEAGCKPKDSWRIGTEHEKFGFHPDGLRPVPYEGSRGIRALLEGLQDRFHWQPVMERDTIIGLKEPETGASISLEPGGQFELSGAAVAHLHQTCEEVGTHLNQVREVGDDLGINFLGLGFSPRWTLAETPMMPKGRYRIMRAYMPKVGGHGLDMMFRSCTVQVNLDFSTEADMRQKLRTSLALQPIATAIFANSPFTEGRPNGFLSFRSEIWRDTDSDRTGMLPFVFESGFDFERYVNYALDVPMYFVYRDGAYIDVSGKSFRDFMAGKLPQLPGERPTMQDWSDHVTTIFPEVRLKRYLEMRGADSGPWSRLCALPALWVGLLYDQTALDAAWDVVKGWTANERQALRDDVPKTALQTRFRRYKVQDIAREIMAIAREGLRNRDRQDGFGNSEAVYLNAIDDVVESGRTAAEDLLELYYGAWNESVDPVFKTNAY
- a CDS encoding MAPEG family protein codes for the protein MRALMLTAAPLYAALLGLLFLVLTARVLQMRRARGILFGSGGDSDFERIIRAHANFVEYAPLGIILLLIAELIGAPHLLLHLLGIALVLGRVLHALGLAGPSHVVWLRSSGLVLTLLSLVGLVITVLLYWLHLVTIAA
- the ubiA gene encoding 4-hydroxybenzoate octaprenyltransferase, which codes for MSIDHSSTGTVADAVQRNWVDRYAPRWMRPYCRLARFDRPIGTWLLLLPCWWSIALAQIAAGGGLPSLWLLFLFAVGAIVMRGAGCTYNDIVDRDIDDKVARTRSRPIPSGQVTARQAAAFMVLLSLVGLAVLLQLNRFAILLGCSSLLLVAAYPFMKRITYWPQMVLGLAFNWGALLGWAAVHGSLSWPPLVLYIAGIAWTLGYDTIYAHQDKDDDALIGVKSTALKFGSATRAWLILFYAIALIGIALAGFGAGAGLVFLTAWLIACAHAAWQIRTLDIDDPARCLILFRSNRDFGIIVFLGLLADSLLAPI
- a CDS encoding TldD/PmbA family protein — translated: MQATDTNRLLDIAARTIEHAKRLGADAADAVIVEALSHSVDVRLGKLEDLERSEGQDLGLRVFIGDAQAIVSTNDFTDDNLKTLAERAVAMAKVSPPDPFSGLAATDELAKSIADLDLFDEKTLSAAELQDLAKATEDAALAVKGITNSEGAGAGYTVAGLALVTSTGFAGSYRRSGFGLSCSVVAGQGTGMERDYESSSTVHFADLRKPEEIGRIAAERAVRRLNPRKIGSRKGTVVYEPRLSRSLVGHLLGAINGGAIARGTSFLKHAMGTAILPADITITDNPMKPRGVRSRPFDGEGLSGKPLELVSGGVLNTWILDTRSARKLGLASTGHASRSAGSPPSPAATNVTLLPGKRSRTELLADIDEGLWVTDLLGHGANLITGDYSRGAAGFWIEKGEIAYPVAEITIAGNLKDMFRKMSVADDIEYRGGVDTPSIRIEGMTIAGR
- a CDS encoding 3'(2'),5'-bisphosphate nucleotidase CysQ, giving the protein MPADDLDQLTEAVREAGALAMSLRAKGVDSWHKGDGTPVTEADMAVDRLLKERLLGARPDYGWLSEETADDKHRLQHERVWIVDPIDGTRSFMSGEDDWCVAAALVEDGDPIAAAIFSPPADHMYRASRGQGATLNGERISVSTCSDVTSARILARENAFAARRWPGRPWPHLTLDMRKSIALRLCLVASAEFDASFALGETSDWDIAGAHLVVTEAGGIVTTLSGEIPRYNQIRTRHAGVVASGPALHREFMDRLPYFSG
- a CDS encoding DUF4170 domain-containing protein, with amino-acid sequence MTASSPAQEKQLLHLVFGGELESLDSTRFKNLKELDIVGIYPNFAEAKKAWAGKAQATVDNAQMRYFIVHLHRLLDPENDGL